The sequence TGATCTGGCGCCATTAATACGCAGACGCTTATTTTGGAATCGGTGATGTACcacaaaaataattctttttttttttattaattagtcGATTACTCGGGAGTTCGATCAAGCTCCTATATTTCCagaatgatattattatattgtttttatttgtaatactaagAATATAGGTCGGCCATTGACGTTATTTGCgtctaaccctttgcgaacgaatgtcgacatttcgatgagatgaaatgtcgatgtttcgaagactaagtcgacacctagtttctgtttttatttatttatttatttatttatttctattatttaagtaattggtatataatttcgCTTCGTCTGTCGAAGGTTTCAAGGCTACATACAAAGCTACAGAGTTACAAGAAGTTCATCTTCTTAATGAAATAAGCTTTCACACTGGAAGTTAGATAATTTTCGTTCATAACCATTCGAAAATCCGTTGATACACATTAGATAAATATCATCTACGATACTGTTCacctagttttctatagatgaCGCCACGGGCGCAATGAACGAATTTTTTTAGAATGCATTTTCgatcgaatatttataataatgttttagTATCATTTTTCTTCGTGTAATTGTGACGAATAATTAAAGAGTgtcttgaatttttatattccgGTTAAGAACTTTAGAATTAATTGTATACAGAAGGACGTCATTATCTACTTATTAGTAAAAtagtaaacaaataaacaaataaaatgttctaTCGTTTTAATGTCACGAATATTACTCGTGTTCCTTCCGATTGAAACGTGTCGCAACCGATGTGTTTCGAAAATGATTCCAACCCTTCTCTAGAGGGATGAAACCCTTTCTCAATCAAGGAGTAATTCGTTGGCTTCCCGACTAATATAAAAGATCACTCTAGCCGAAGCATCGACAGTACAATATCCTTTCCCAAAGTCTCTAGTCATCGTCCTGGCAGATCGGAATATCGAACAAGAGAGTAGCATGTGAGTAACATTCTATAAACTTTCAAATGTTGCCGTTTAAATCGATACGCAGTGAATTTGCTGAAGCAAACCTTTCATTGCTTCGACTCAAGTGAGATTTTCTAAgagaatttaattcgaatttccTGCGCAGGACATCGAACTTCCTTCGCTTCGTCATTTTAATTGTCCTCTTGGAACTGAAGACCATCCTCGCCGCGAGAACAGTGGAATCGAACGAACTGATGAACAACGCTCCGAGTTCGATGATTATGACGCATAATTTCCCGACCGTGGTAaaggattaaatgaaaattgtcaAATTTCTCGTCGTACACTTCTACAGCTCACGCCTTTATCGAATTGTAGATGAAATCGATGCAGGAGAGTTCGGAGGATGTCGGAAATCAGCTGTGCGAGATAGAGTATCAAGTCGTAAGATTCACCGATGTATTTCATTACAATCTTAATCTTCTAACTCCGATAAGAATGTTTTCAATTAACCAGTGCAGAGATTTCGCGTaaagtgaaaagaaaagaaagacagagattACCTTCGGTTCAGTTCGCCGATGACAGCCGacggaatatttcattaaaataattccgGTTTCAGACAAGGAAGAGAATAGGAAAATGCGTGAAACTGAGCCACGGACTGAACGGCTGCATTTCCGGGGAGTACATGAACCCTTttcatccagattgcttctaaaTCGATCAACAACGCGTTCCAAACTCTATGATCAATTAGAAAACACATCCGACAGAATCGTTAACACATTTCTCAGCGcacattttattcgattaatcgataattttattgtaaaacgtTTAATCTCCGTGTCCGTAAATTGAGGATATctaataaacttttttaataaacacatATTTCGTTGTTCGCCATTCTGAAACGTTCTTGCAATGAGTCTTTAAAGTGTCAGGACTTTAAAGAATGATTTCCCCTCGGAAGTTAATCAAAGCTCCCACAAGTGGATCGCTCGATCCGAGAGACTCGCCGAGCCTCGAGAGACAGATAGCCCAGGATTTAATACGTCGATCCTCATGAAGAAAAACAGGCGGTCGCGTTTCCGGCGCTCGTGACGAACAGACGCTGTTTTCCCTATCAATTTCGTGAAGTTCCCGTGCCACGTGCGGTGGGGCTGCCGCTATAAAGTCGCCGGGAAACGCGGGATGTTCCTCAGGATCGCTCGCAAGTCGAATGGAAGGACTTCGAGGGCTGATGAGCACTTGGACGATCGTGTTTCTCTGTGGATTCACGCCATGGGTCTGTGGAACAATTGTCTCCGACAATTTTGGTAAGGCTTGGCAAATAAGAATTTCAGTATTCGTATTTAAGTTCCTTCGTAACTGAATTATCAGCTGTCGACTTTTGATGTAACGATTATTGCAGAAGAAAATCTGGCAGCGTTGACTAAAGTGGTCGATTACATTCACGACAGACCAGGACAAATGAACGCCGACGCCACCTTTTCTGTAACTATCGTCGAAGGTAACGTAGATAAAATTTCTCACCTCGTGCTCGAATACTAATTTTAGTTTAAAGATATCGAGCGAAGAATATTCAACGATATCTCTTGCTTGCTTCAAAAGATTGGAAgtgtatttcaattttcgatttcGAAGCGTAGGGAGGAGTTTTTCTCTTCGACTTACGTTTCGTTGCCAATGGAACAGTAGATTAATAGATGTAACGACATTATTTGTTGCAACAGCCAACGTAGCTGCCACTCTAATGCACAAGAATGCTCGACACCTCGAAGACAAACATTGGAAAGCGTTAACGAGGATTCTGAGGCTGTGCGATTCGATTCGACGCTACCTAATTAACAGCCTCGTCCCAGAGAACAAAGATGTTCTATTACGTAAGTGAAATTATTCTGTAGTTATCGATTCGTCgctgattttcaatgaaataaatgttccGATTACAGTACACAACACGTTGAACGATCCTCTTCTGTGGCTGCGACCGATACGTTGGCAAGATGGCGGCCTGAGAAGAGGCAGGCCAACTCCTGACTTAACTTACCGAGATATCCGCGATTTGACGATGCAAGGGACGCCCAAGGAAGAGGAAAGCGATCGGTGTCTCGGAGAAATTGTTAACAATGGATTGAATTCTATCTATCGAATGCCTGACACGTGTAACGAGATATTAATGAGGCGCGACTTAACCAGAGGATACCCTCTGACACACAGATTACTGATCGTTCGAGTGGCCAAAACGGTTTGAAACATTAACTATTTCATTTCCGTCTCCAAAGTATTAATTTAACTTTGATCGGCGCTTTTAACAATCATTTTTACTACATCTATTTTGTTATCCATTTCAGCTGAAATCCGAGGACGGTTTGCCGGTACGATCATCCGATTTGATAGCGTTCTACTGTTCCTCCATTCTGCAAGACTTGATTGACATCGAAGCAGCGGGATTCCCTTATCAAACTCCGGATTTAATCATGGAGCAAggtaaaaggaagaaaggatAGAAATTTATGTTTACGATAAGATCATTTCGCATTTCACGAATTGTTTGTTCCATTTTCCAAATTCCAAGTTCTTCTCTGCGGTATGGAAGGCTTCCTCGAGTTCACTGGCAGCCATCTTGAACGACTAGTGCTGCGCTGGGCCCATCCCAGCGGTTGCTTCAGTTCCTTCGGGTGAATATAACGATTCTATAGTTTACTATTTTGTCGAGAACGAATCAGAGACTGATCGTGAATTCTCTTTATAGGAACAACTTGATCAAGAGTCAGCCCCGCATGGTTCGAAGAGCGTCGACTCCCACAGACTTCGGCTGCGACAGCCATGCAACTGGTCTTGCCGCGGCAACTCTTTCGTTGTTCATTCGTGAGAACGTAGAACacgcgtttaattaatttcttaaactATACTCTTCAATAAACCATCGCATGTTTATTTTTGAGAACGCCTTCCTCTTCTGCGACTTTAACTTTCCGTTGACACAAGTGAATATAAGAATAAATTTCAACGTTTACGTTTGTACTGTCGTTTATTGGTATCTTTGAATATCATTAACTTCATATCAGACTTGGAATATCTCGGAAGAGccgttattaaaaaataaatattatacgcaTATATCGTTTTCCTCGCtatcttcataaataaaatgtattcgtACGTTGACGAATAAATTCTCTGCTTGCAGTGCATCTACGTGTGCCCTTCGAGTGTCGACGATTGAGTACAGAAGAAACTGTGTTGAACACATTGAAATAGAAACACGAGTATAAAAGTTTATTCTCCGTTCTACAAATGAAAGAACACCGCCGTGGATGAAAAAATATCTGGTTCCGATTGCCAACTGAAAACCGAACTCCGTCTGAAAAATATCGTTTCACATCCTCGCATCGTCTTTTCCAACACTCCGCCGATTAAAATACGTATCCCGGTTTCAAAAGATTCCCAAGGAGAATTCCACCTTCTCTGAGAAAGAATCTCTGTTCCCTAAATCGAGGGTGACTAATTGCAACGGAAAGTTTCGAAATGAAATCGCTTGAGTCTGAAGGCAGCGCGAGCGTTGGAAAAGATTTATTCATCGGGGCGCGAGCGCAGAAGAAACCAAAAAGACGCGCGGTGTAACGACAAATTACAGGTCGCGTTGTGTAAACACGCGCCGCGTTACACGGCCGTCGACGCGTGCACGCGAGCGTGTAAAAGTGGGGGCGGGAAATGACGGAGCGAAATAAATAAGTCAGTCGTTAACCTTGCGTAGGAGAGACTGGTTCTCGGCCGGTGAGGTAACGCGTATATTTTTGCATACGCTTAACATTTTCGTTATCCTTGAAAACGGAATCTATTCCCGTACCGTGGAGGATCGCCGCGGAGCCGCCATTTTGACGCCGCGCCCGCCGAAACGAAGTCGGACGGCAGTGTCGTATCATGGGTCAAACGCGGAATACTTTCGAATTGTCATTCACGCTCGATCTACTCGTAAACAATCGTATTGTACATTCTCCCGTTATAAAATATCGTTGAACAATTACGAGTATCCAGTTGAACTAGCATAGTAATTTTTAGGTTACCGTGTGATCGGGAATCTTAGTTTTCATTGACTATTTCGAAGGATCGTCGGACGATCCTCACTGCAGAAATGGCAATCTTATCATGTAAAATCGATTGAAGTATGAAATCAAAGCTTCATTTACTCGTATCGAGAGTTCTGTCTTACCGAGCTTCAACTATTCGAGAAACAGATTATAGCTCTTCGCAGTCTTGCTTTTTGTTCCCTTGAAAACAGTAAAGGTTCACGATCTACTAGAATCGTTCGATCAGAATATTCTTCACTGAAAAGCTTTGCATGGTGAGAACATCTAAATCATAGAAATCAATACAAGTATCTGATTAAATGGTTTCTGAACGTTCGAATCTGAGACTCGTGGCGATTAGAGTTCGCTGAAACGCGAGAGATCATCGCGAAAGTTCGGGGATCCCGATGATCGTTCGGGAGCGTAATCTCTCGGTGCCATAAATACATTCCTAATCTAATGTTCTGCGATTAGCGTCGCGTTGCGAAAGACGATTACGCGATTCGCGATAAATCCTCCATCGACGGGAAGCTGCGCGGTGCCTCGTGTGCTTTGGTGCGATTGCGCTGGTTTCAGCGTTTAAGCGACCCCTCTGCGGAACGATTAGACTGTTCCCGTTGCGTAATCTTTCTCGCGGATCGGGAACAGTCTAATCTCCGTCGGGGGAAGCGAACCTTCTCGATTGCTTTTTTTTACGAGCCTCTTCAAGGTCGTCGATAATTGTACGGCCTTCCGTAGGGACCCATCCTGCCGTTCAGCTTGTCGTACCTCAGCTGCTGGAAGTAGCTGTAGACCACTAGCCAGAGATACGTGTAAATTACTGAAAGAAGACACGAATTTTGTTAACTTTAAGAAGGTCAATTACATTGGAATAAGTAATCAGTTAGTTTACAATCTCTTTATCGTAACGTGATAATTCTTAAGAAATAATTTGTAATGAACTAACTCGATGTGCAATGACAGTTGAAAGAGCCTGGACACATTAGAATTTTAATCATAAATTAATAGATAATGGTAATCTCAGATAATTCAGTGGATAGTAATGGAACTTTTTCAATGTTTAGATGACTGAACGTATCGGAATACGATAGATGATTGCTCGGCGAGGTTGAACAGGGATTTTcaggagaaaataattttatgagcCACTCACCAACGGTTACGAGACCGATTACCAGCCACAGAATACCGTTTATGGCTTCATGATTCACGAAGAACATGATGGACGTGTAGAGAACGCTGATCAGCAGCCCAATTGCTAGAATTAAGCCCAGAACCACCCACGGTAACATCATGAACGTGTTTTTCTGTAACAATGAACACATTCTTCAAGTTCTTCCTTTCTCGAGCAACGCATTGCGTGAAATTGTGCTTGATCCCGTGGTCTGTTCTTACTTTGATAGCGCCGACGATCAGTAACGTCGAGATCAAGATCGTCATGCAGAGGTTTATCGCGAAAATGATCTTGACGATACTCTGGTCGAGCACGTCGATCAGTATCGTCTTCCATTCGACGTTCAGCGTGAAGATCATGATCAACGAGAGGATCGATAGAATCTGAGCGACAGAAAAGCGATAATTAGAAGACAAGgaacgaaatattaattagaTACACGTGTTTATGCATTTCGAAAGCGGTGTACTCACTATGCCGAGTACTCCAGTGAATATTGTACCCGCCTTCAGCGAGTAGCATCTGCAACACGAGTTCAGCTCCATTCTGAAACAAACGATAGAAATTGGAAACCTTCAGTTGAAACCATCTTGTATCTTACTTATTCGAGTCGTTCGGAAACCAACGCGGTTTAGTCGAGAGAATCGAGAAAATTAACGTTTCTCAAGTTGCTTTTTAGCTTCAATATTTTCAGATGCTATCGAAGGAAGGGGTTTctagaagaaacgaagaaacgagtgaattcttgaataactaaagagaatattattctattccatgaaaatgtagaaaaatcagaaaatatcgaagaatCGACTGAACCGCACCGGCGTCCGAGCGATTGATTAGATCTCGATCTCCCGATGGACagcgaaacagaaaaagagaacACGTGTCAGTAGAATTTAGATCACGAATCGATTTAGAAGCCCCGTGGTCGAGTATTTTTAAAACGGATCGCCGATCGATTCCTCCTTCCCGCTGAGAGATcattgtctatttatttacggGCCGGATTCTCCTAAACAAACGGTTATTCGCGAGTGCCTGTTCGGATATTGTCAAAGCAAACGCGAACATTGTAAATGTCAACGCAATGGTTTCTCGTGTGCTCTCTCGCTTTCTATTTCCTCGTCGTTTCCCGTGGCTCGCGTTTCTTTCGCAAACAGCGTCGCTCGAAGATCGCCGGCTCGCCTGAATGGCGTAATCGTTACATTAACATGTCGCGGCATTACGTCGACGCTGACGTCGCGTCGTTCACCTTACTCATTTTTATTTCAGGTTGTACACGGTGCAGACATTTCTAAAAATTACTCGGCATGCAAATGAGAACGCTTCGCGTTCGCGCAGCTCGAGCTGGTCGCTGACAATTCATCGTTCCCGGAACATACGTGATCAACGCAGCGTTGTCTAATTAAATTACACCGATAGCGACGATTTTAGAGagtatttacttttaatatcgTACACTTTATATCATCACAgccttaaataatatttcactttcattattgaatcattattaatccattaacactacaactaccgagcaattagaatgacttaCTTCGAGTTGCTcagaaaaattattcttatatcTGTTATATCTGCGCgaatacacaaatttcatttaacatctCTCGCAagaacgccttcataatttaaatacttgcgaaaCGAACATTCTGAAGTGGGTTAATTTGattcgtccggtagttttagtgttaaatatccttTTCTACAGCGTCGGAAGCAAGAACGACTACTAAATTCTACTCAGCGTTAACGTAAGTATTGCTCATTTCAGAAACGAATCGAATAAGAATGAACCAAAGAGGATTTTGATTAGTCTATTGAAGTTTCGGATGAACTGTTATGTATGATGTAATAGCAGCAAAGAGTAATTTGCAGTCCTGATGAAGTTAAGTGTGACGTTGGTGAAATATTCGTGTAATCTTTCCTATGGAAGTGGAAAAGAGAGTCTCGTTAATGAAGATTCTACTAGATTCCATGTTCGCGGTGTCGGCGGTATTAAGCGGCGCCATTTAATTCGCGGCACGCCGAGAATAGAGGGAATATGGGTCATTGGCATAGGTGACCGGCGTCTATTTTAACTTCATCAGCGGTTTCTGCCTCCCCGTCGCTGACCTTCCCTTCTGCGTTTATTATTCCTCCGGATTGCCGCATCCGGCCGCGAGACGGCGAAGAACACCCTCGCGACATAAACATTTATGCAACGGAACAATTCAAGatgaaacatgaaaattgaagaattcgCGGACTCGAAGTACAAACGATTATAGTAAACACCAGTACGCCGttcatattaattctattactaTAGTAGACGGTTGAATTATTCGCGACAAATCCTAGCTGCACTTCAATCAAATTACCATAGTTAAgttttcaaactctcaaacttccaaactccaaaactctcaaactctcaaactctcaaactctcaaactctcaaactctcaaactctcaaactctcaaactcctAAACTCCCAAACTCTCAAACCTCCAAACGTTCAGATCCTGAAATCCCCTAATTATCAACTCCTCATACTTCCCTCGAACAACCCGTGCAAATCGATCCAAACAGCGACAACAATTTACTCTCAATCAAATACTAGAATTGAATACATTCTTCGATATCGTACGAACATATCGTGAAACGATCGTCACATTTCTTcgtttcgcgcgatcgcgttcgAACGGAACAACGGACTCGTTGATCCAATGGATCGCGGCGTGCCGTGCCGGCAATTAACCGCGCGGATCGTAATTAATTGAGATGAGAGCCGCAGCAGCGAGCCGAGATCTGGAGCGAGGCTCGCCGCGGATTCGAGTCACGGTTAATTCACCTTCCGCAATTGGCTGTTGTGTCACC comes from Nomia melanderi isolate GNS246 chromosome 7, iyNomMela1, whole genome shotgun sequence and encodes:
- the LOC116425126 gene encoding uncharacterized protein LOC116425126; protein product: MTSNFLRFVILIVLLELKTILAARTVESNELMNNAPSSMIMTHNFPTVMKSMQESSEDVGNQLCEIEYQVTRKRIGKCVKLSHGLNGCISGEYMNPFHPDCF
- the LOC116425122 gene encoding UPF0764 protein C16orf89 homolog, producing MEGLRGLMSTWTIVFLCGFTPWVCGTIVSDNFEENLAALTKVVDYIHDRPGQMNADATFSVTIVEANVAATLMHKNARHLEDKHWKALTRILRLCDSIRRYLINSLVPENKDVLLLHNTLNDPLLWLRPIRWQDGGLRRGRPTPDLTYRDIRDLTMQGTPKEEESDRCLGEIVNNGLNSIYRMPDTCNEILMRRDLTRGYPLTHRLLIVRVAKTLKSEDGLPVRSSDLIAFYCSSILQDLIDIEAAGFPYQTPDLIMEQVLLCGMEGFLEFTGSHLERLVLRWAHPSGCFSSFGNNLIKSQPRMVRRASTPTDFGCDSHATGLAAATLSLFIRENVEHAFN
- the LOC116425124 gene encoding uncharacterized protein LOC116425124, which translates into the protein MELNSCCRCYSLKAGTIFTGVLGIILSILSLIMIFTLNVEWKTILIDVLDQSIVKIIFAINLCMTILISTLLIVGAIKKNTFMMLPWVVLGLILAIGLLISVLYTSIMFFVNHEAINGILWLVIGLVTVVIYTYLWLVVYSYFQQLRYDKLNGRMGPYGRPYNYRRP